The Alcaligenes aquatilis genome contains the following window.
GGCCAACATCAAAGATGTACCTTGGGGTGATCAGGGCATGTTGAATGGTTTTCAGGCGACTGACGATGCTGCTTACAACGTAGTGCGTGATACCGCCAAGGTGCTGAACCTGGATCTGCGGAGCATGAAATGATCCGTTTGCGTGGCCTGAACAAAAGCTATGGCTCCAATGATGTCCTGTGCGGTGTGGACATGGATGCACAAGCCGGTGAGTTTCTGGTTGTGCTGGGTCAGTCCGGAGCGGGCAAGTCCACCTTGCTGCGCTGCATGAATCGGTTGGCGCAGGCCGATACAGGAGAGATGTCGGTGGCTGGTATTGATGCCATGTCGGCTCAGGATACTCGGGCCTTGCGTCGCCAGGTTGCCATGATTTTCCAGCATCACGATGTGGTGCCTCGTTTGTCAGTGCTGCGCAATGTATTGACCGGGCGTTTGGGGGCGGTTCCCGTGTGGAGCTCGATCCTGCAACTGTTCAGCCGTGCTGATATTGCCTTGGCCAAAGACTGTCTGGAGCGGGTGGGGCTGGCGCATAAAGCCCAGGCCCGCACGGATTCCTTGTCGGGTGGCCAGCGTCAGCGTGTGGGCATTGCCCGTGCCCTGGCGCAGCGTCCCCGCATCATTCTGGCTGATGAACCGGTTGCCAGCCTGGACCCTAAAACAGCCCGTCTGGTGATGCGTTATTTGCACGACGCCAGTCGGGAACTGGGTATTACC
Protein-coding sequences here:
- the phnC gene encoding phosphonate ABC transporter ATP-binding protein yields the protein MIRLRGLNKSYGSNDVLCGVDMDAQAGEFLVVLGQSGAGKSTLLRCMNRLAQADTGEMSVAGIDAMSAQDTRALRRQVAMIFQHHDVVPRLSVLRNVLTGRLGAVPVWSSILQLFSRADIALAKDCLERVGLAHKAQARTDSLSGGQRQRVGIARALAQRPRIILADEPVASLDPKTARLVMRYLHDASRELGITVVCNLHQVDYAREFADRIVGLAHGRVVYNGAPDLMTEDDLTRIYPGPEPGQGGAHSQEVNEAAASFLNEPLTIATKGA